CGGGTTCGTGTGCCGCGAGCCCGACCCGCACAACGGGCGTTACACGCAGGCGATCCTGACCGAAGCCGGTTTCGCGTACCTGGCAGACGCGGCCCCTGGACACGTCAGCCAGGTGCTGGACCTGTTCATCAACGTCCTGGCCCCGGACGAGCTACGGACGCTGCGGCGGATCTCCGACAAGGTGCTCGCCCGCATCGAGTGTTCAGGGTGAAACGACGAGCCATCTGAACCAAGACACCACCCCTGCCCGCCCACGACCCGAGGAACCCTGGAGCACCCGACCTGCGCGTCGGGCCCCGGCCATACCCGTCGACGACGAGCAACCGAACCCACCACCGCACACCCGCTCAGACCGGCTCAGATCGGCTCAGCCACCCGAAGCGAAACAGAGAGGCTAGGCTGTTCCCCCACTCCCGCCCTCGAAAACCGGCAATGCGGTGGTGAGCGAAGGGACGCAGCAGTGAACTCCCAGGGGCCGGCGTCGACGAAACAGCCGGATGAGTCCACCATCACCGCCTTCTTCGATACGCAGCTCTTCGAAGGCGCCGACCTCGACCGCCTGATCGAGCGAGCGGCGCTTTTCATGCGGGCCGCTGTGGGAAGGGTCAGGGACGACGGGGGCGGCGTCGCCCGCAAGGGGTGTGGGGCACTGACGCCGGTGGGCAGCCCCTTGACCGCGTTCTCGGTGCCGGTGGTCGGCTCCGGCGGCCGGGTCTGGGTCGATGGCCTGCCCGAGCCCACGGCGCGTCACTTCCTCAACCGGCTGTCCGCCGCCGTGTCGATCATCGAGCGTTGGGGCGCGGCCTTGACGCACACGGAGTCCGAGCCGATCAGCGTGCTCATCAACGGCACATCGAGCGAGGCCGCGCACGAATCGGCGCTCACGCGGCTCGGCATCACCCGCGACACGGAGATCCGAGTTCTGCTGTGCAGCGGCCCCGGCGCCGGCGTCGAGCACTTCGCGGAGGCGGTCGCGGACACGCAGAAGATCGTTGCCCGCACGGATCACCAGGGGAAAGCGGTGCTCCTCCTCATGGCGGACGGCGCGGACGGCGTCACCGTTCCGGGAGTCCCCGTCGACGTCCGGGCCGCGTACAGCAGGATCGTGCCGGCGGCACGCACCCGGGAAGCGTACGTCAACGCCCATGACGCGTACCTGTTCACCCGGCCCTCGCCGCACGACCGCGGCCCGTACCAGCCCATTCACGGCGTACTGATCGACGGCGCGCGGCTCACCGGGCTTGCGGCCCTCTGCCGTCTCAGCCACGACGAGATCGACGCCGTGCCGGAGGTGGGGGTCCTCGCCGGACTGTTCGAGCAGTACGGCGAGCAGATCCTGCTCGTCCTGGAGGCTTACGCGATCACGGGCTCCTTGCGCAAGGCCGCGGCGCAGGTCTACCTGCACCACAATTCCGTGGCCTACTGGGTGCAGAAGGCCGAGGCCGAGCTCGGCTACTCGCTCGCCGAGCCGAACCGGCGCGCTCAGTTCTTCGTCACCGTGTGCCTGTACCGCCTCTGGAGGCAGCAGGACGAGCGAGTCTGATCGCCCCACCGCGCCGGTTGTCCTACATCACGGAGCAGACCTCGGACAGTTGCCCGATGTCGCACGCCCCGTCGCGTGCCATCGTCCTAGGCAATGCCAAGGTCGCGTGCCGTCCAGCACCCGAACGCAGAGGAGCCCGGTCCGGCATGTACTCGCAAGACCCCGTTCGTCGTCCCCTCAACACGATCGACCTACTGGTGAACGCGCTCAACCAGGACCCGGGCCGCCCACTGCCGCACCTCCCGGACGGTCGGACAGCGACCGTCGGCGAGGTATGCGACGCGACATCCCAGTACGTGCAGGCGCTGACGAGCCTCGGCGTGGTCGAGGGGACTCGGGTGGCGCTGCTCTCCCGCAACCTGCCGGAGGTGCTGCACGCGACCCATGCCGCCCAGGTCGTAGGGGCCGTCTACATCCCCCTGCACCCGATGGGGTCGCAGCCCGACCACCTGCACACCGTGCGTGATGCCGGGGTCGAACTACTCATCTTCGAAGGCGGGCACTACGACGCGCGCGCGGCCGAGCTCGCCGGGGAAGTGCCGGGCCTGAGGCTCGTCGCGCTCGGGCGCACGGAGCTCGCGGGGGACCTCCGCGATCTGGCCGCCTCGATGCGGCCGGAGCCTCTGCGGCCACCGATGCTGGACCCCGACGGTGCCGAGAGGATCTCGTACTCCGGCGGAACGACGGGCAGCCCGAAGAGCGTGGCGACGCGGCGTGGCACCAGCGCGGCGCTGTGGAGCATCATGCTGGCCGAGGGGGACTGGCCGCGACCGCCGCGCGTCCTGCCCTGCGCGCCGCTCAGCCACGCGGGCGGCACGATGTTCCTGCCGACGCTGCTGAGAGACGGCACGTTGCCGATCCACCCGGGATTCGATCCGCCGGCCGTGCTGCGGGCGCTCACGTGAGTGCCCGCCTGGAGGAGAAGTTTCCGATGAAACCGAGGAACGATGGCACAGATTGAGCCCTTCAAGATCGATGTACCCCAACGTGAGGTGGACGCGCTTCGCGCGCGCCTGGCCGCCACGAGCTGGGCGCCCGAACTCGACAACGAGGACTGGTCCTCCGGCGTCAACGGCACCTATCTGCGCGAGCTGGTGGCCTACTGGCAGGACGGTTTCGACTGGCGTGCACAGGAAGCGCGCATCAACGAGTTCCCGCAGTTCCGCACCGAGATCGACGGCGTGCCGATCCACTTCATCCATGTACGAGGGAAAGGGCCCGACCCCGTTCCCATCGTCCTCAGTCACGGGTGGCCCTGGACGTTCTGGGACTTCAGGGATGTCATCATGGCGCTGGCCAACCCGGCCGCGCACGGCGGCGATCCTGAGGACGCCTTCGACGTCGTTGTTCCCTCACTGCCGGGCTTCGGCTTCTCCGGGCCCCTGACCCGCACCGGTGTCGGCTACGTCGAGACCGCCGCCCTATGGGTCGAGCTGATGCGGGGGCTGGGCTACGAGCGGTTCGTCGCCCACGGCGGCGACGCGGGTGCCTTTGTGACCGCACGACTCGGCCACGCACATCCCGACTCGCTCATCGGTGTCCACATGAGCTTCCCCATCCTGCCCGGAGTGCCCCACGACGCCGGTGACCCGGCCGGGCTCACTCCGGAGGAACTGGCAGTCATCGCAGGTCAGGACAGGGGTCCGGGGGCTTTCTACCATACGTTGATCCATGCCTTCGACCCGCAGACCCTGGCCTGGGCGATGCACGACAGCCCCGTGGGGCAGGCGGCGTGGATGCTCATGCGCCGCCGGGCGTGGAGCGACTGCCACGGAGACGTGGAGACCCGCTTCGACAAGGACACGCTGCTGACGCACTTCTCGCTGTACTGGTTCACGAACAGTTTCGTCGGGTCCGAGCTGTTCTGCCGGGCCTCCGAACTCCACCTGCCCATGGGGCTGGCCAATGACGTGAAGCCCGAGATCAGCGTGCCGACAGCGGTGGCCGTTCTCCCCCGGGACCTGTTGTACCGGCCCCGATCGCTCGTCGCCGCACACAGCGACCTGCGCCAGTGGACCATGTTCCCCAGCGGTGGTCACTTCGCGGCGGCCGAGGAACCGCAGCTGATCACCGCGGACATCCGCTCTTTCGTCCGCCCACTGCGCGCTGGTTGAGGAAACTCGTGGGTGACAAGTTCCTTCCGTCCGGCGCCTACGCCCGAGACGCAGACCTACTGGGACAAGGCACGGCTCGGTGAGCTGTGGCTGCCCACGTGCGTGCACACGGGACGAGCGTTCTTCCCGCATCGCGCCAGGTCGCCCTTCACCGGCGGCCCGGTGTCCTGGAAGAGAGCGAGCGACCGGGCCACGCTGGCGTCGTACGTCGTCGTCCACCGTGCCTCGCCCGGCTTCGAGGGGGAGGCGCCGTACGTCGTGGCGATCGCGGCGCTCCCGGAAGGGCCACGCCTCCTCACGAATCTGCCCGGCGCACCGCCCGAGCCGGCCGGGCTCACGATCGGCGCGCCGCTGAATCCGCCGTCCTGGCGCTCGCCGACGCGGGGCTCTCGGTCGCCGACGCGGACGGCGTCGCGGCGGTGCTGCCGCCCTCCGATGTCGCCTTCATGCTGGGCGTACGCCCGCGTTGGCTGGACGGCACCAACGTCGGCGGCTGCTCCTACATGCTCCACGTCAGGCATGCGGTGGCGGCGCTCCAGGCCGGCCAGACGAGCGTCATCGTCGTCGCCCACGGCGAGTCGGGCCGGTCACGTCTTGGCGCACCGTACGTCCCCAACCCGGCCCATCGTTTTCCGACAGGGTGGCGCAGCTTGATCCATCCGCCCGCCGTCAACTCGGGTGGTGCCAATGCCGTGACCGTGCGGTCGCCGCCGGACGGGACGACGCAGGGCCGGCGGGTGCGAAGCCGGTCAGCCGAGAGGGTGGGCGCGGCAGGTCCGCAGAATCTCGTCGGACAGTTCGGGCTGGACGCGGCTCACAGCGCGGGCGAGGGCCATCGCCCCTACGAGTCGGCTGAGCAGCAGCACTGCACGCTCCCGCGCCTCCTGTGAGGTGATCTCGCCTTCGTGCTCGCGGGCGAACTCCTCGGCGAAGCTGGTGAGGTACCCCTCCACGCCGGTCGCGTAGGCACTCTGGACCGTGTCGCTGTGCCGTCCGGCGTCGATGACCAGGGAGGCCGAGGGGCAGCCGCCGTCCGGGGCGTCCCGGTGGGCGACTGAAAGGTAGTTGTCCACCACTCGCTTCAGCGGTGGTCCGGTGAGATCGGCGCCTTCCTGAAGGGCCTGGTCCAGGAAGCTCAAAGAGGCTTTGAACGAGGCGCCGCAGGCCTCGGCGGCCAGATCGTCTTTGGACTGCCGGTTCCTGGCCTTGTCTTCCTTGGTGATCCGCGGCATGGCCACCCTCCTGCCTCGGCAGTATTTGACGTTTTCAATGTTACCCCTCATCATTCTGTTTAATGATGATCGGCATCAAAGGGGGAGTGGAGGCGCCTATGCGCACCGTGGAGTACACGCGGCAAGGGGAAGCCGCACAGGTACTGACGCTGAGGGAGGAACGCCACCGGCCGACTCCCGGCAGCGGAGAGGTTCTGGTCCGCATGCTGGTCCGGCCCATCCATCCGGGGGACCTGATCGGTGTGGAGGGTCTGCCGGGGCAGCCGGAACAGCAGTCGCAGGCCCGGACTCCCGGAGTGGAGGGGATGGGCGTCGTCGAGAGCGTCGGAGCAAGCGTCCGCGCACCGCGCCTGGGGCAGCGGGTGGCGGTTTTCCCGGCGCCGGGAACGTGGAGCGACTTCGTCGTGGTCCCAGCCGATCTGGCGGTGCCGGTGCCGGACGGGGTCAGCGACGAGACCGCAGCCCTGATGCTGGTCAACCCGCTGACGCTGCGCATGCTGTACCGCGCGGTGGAGAAGGCACTGCGCGGGCAGGCGGGTCCCGTCCTCCAGACCGCCGCCGGCTCGTCCGTCGGCAGGCTGGTCAGCGCGGCCGCGGCCCGGCACGACCTGCAGTTGATCAACCTCGTGCGCAGCACCTCTGGCGCCGAGAAGATGCGGACGCTGTACCCCTCCCAGCCCGTGATCGCGACATGCGACGACGACTGGCGGGCACAAGTCCGCCTGCATGCCGGCGAGCGGGGCGTCCAGGTGGTCCTCGACTGTGTCGGCGGTGCCATGACCCAGGACCTCGCCGAACTGCTCGCCGACGGCGGCACCCTGATCTCCTACGGGCATCTGGGTTCCGGCACGACACCGTTGGAGGCGCTGCCTCTCGTGGCGCGGGCGCTGACGGTGCGGGGAGTGTCGATACTGCGCTGGATGAGCCGCACCCCGATGGAGCGGGCCCAGGATGTCGCCTTCGCCCAGGACCTGGCGCAGAGCACGCCGGACCTGCTTGAAGTCGCGGCCAGCTACGACCTAGCCGACTTCAAGGCGGCCGTCGAGCACGCCCGCCGCCCTGGCAAGAGCGGAACCGTCCTGCTCACCACACCGCGGAAGGCCGGCTCCGGACACGGGGCCGGGCGATGAAAATCGGAATGCCCGGAGCCGGAGCGATAGCCCAGGCCATCGCCCGGCACACGATCCGTCACGGCCACGAGGTCGTGCTCAGCAACAGCCGGGGCCAGACCGTCGTCATCGACGCCACCAACCAGTTCGCCTCCCTTTCCCCGAACCCGGAGATCGCCGATCTGGGCGATCTCACCGGGAGCGCATACGGGTCCTCCCTGCTTCCCGGCGCGCGCGTGGTCAAGGCTTTCAACTCCCTCCACGCGCAGTTCATCGCACCCGATCCCCGCCACGAGGCGGGGCGGCAGGTGCTGTTCCTCGCCGGCGACGACGCCGACGCCAAGCACACCGTGAGAGACCTGACCTCCGAGTTCGGCTTCGCTCCCGTCGACCTCGGAACGCTGCGCGAGGGAGGACGCCTCATCCAGCTCGGCGGTCCCCTGTCCGCCCTCCACGTCCTCAAGCAGGACTGATCCCACCAACCCGCTCGTGCTCCTCATGCCCACGAGGAGCGACTTCCGCCACGAAGGAGATCCTCATGTCCGACCAGACCTCAGCACCCAGCACCCAGCCCCTCCTGCAGCCCGTTCAACTGGGCGCGCTCAAGCTGCCCAACCGCGTCGTCATGGCTCCCATGACGCGCGCTCGGGCCGGCAACGAGGAACTGGCCCCCACCGCCCTGCACGCCACCTACTACACGCAGCGCGCCGGCGCCGGCCTGGTCATCAGCGAAGGGACCTGGGTCAGCACGGACGCGATCGGCTTCATCAACGTCCCCGGCATCTACACCGACGCCCAGACCGCCGGCTGGACCAAGGTCACCGAAGCCGTGCACTCCGCGGGAGGCAGGATCGTCTCGCAACTCGGCCACGCCGGCGCCGCCTCCCACCCGGATCACCACGGCGGCAGACTTCCCGCAGGCCCTTCGGCGATCAATCCCCACGAGATGTCCTTCACCCCCGACGGCCCGAAGGACTCCCTCACCCCACGTGCCCTGAGCCCCGCGGAGATCGCCACCACGATCGGCGCCTACCGGCAGGCAGCCGCCAACGCCCTGCGCGCCGGATTCGACGGCCTGGAGATCCATGCGCAGGTGTCCCATCTCGTGGCCCAGTTCCTCAACCCACGGCTCAACCAGCGCACCGACGCCTACGGCGGCAGCAGTGAAAAGCGGGCCCAGTTCCTCCTCGACATCGTGGACGCCGTCAGCAGCGTGTGGGGCAGCGACCGCATCGGAATCAAACTCTCCCCCTACTGGAATCACGGGCCTGCCTTCACTGCGGATGCCGAGACGCTGGACGAGTACGACCAGCTCCTCAAGCGCCTCAGCGACAGCAGCCTGGCCTACCTCCACCTCCTCGGCCCGGAACCCGACACGGGAACCGACACCCTCACCGCATTCACCCGTTACCGCGCCCACTACCGCGGCGCCGTCATCGCCAACCTCGGCTTCACGCAAGCGAGCGGCAACGAGCTCCTCGAGCGGCAGCTGGCCGACGCGGTTTCCTTCGGCGCTCCCTTCATCGCCAATCCAGACCTCGTCGATCGATTCACCCACGGCCACCCTCTCGCCGCGGGCAGCCGCGACACGTACTTCGCGGGTGGCGCGGAGGGATACACGGACTACCCTGCGGTGACCGGCTCCTACTAGGGTCTGTCGCTTGGATCATGCGGCAGGTCGCGGGGTGTGGCACGCACATGTGCGGCGTTGTCGTCGGTTGCCGACGTCCCCCAGCCTTCGGCCGGGGGTGTCCCCAGCGCGTTGACGCCCTCCTCCGCCTTGCGGATGCACGCACCACACCCCGCTCGGTCCCGCCCACAAGGCGCCGGCGCCACCTGGTCCAAACGAAAGGCCCTGGTTTGGCCCGCTCCCGTCGTCGTCCTCGTCCAGCTCGGGCCCGTCCGGGTCGCGCAGTGGGCGCAGGGCGCCTGCGGCTGGGGTGCTGGCGGTGAGGCTGTAGCGGCCGACGCCGGGCATCGTGGCCCGCCAGAACTCGCTGAGCAGGCCGCCAAGTACCCGGTGGCGCCTGACCGTGGCAGCGGGTAGGGGGATGACGTTCGGGTCGTCGTCAGGTGCTCGTAGGCCGAGGCTGTGGTGGGCCCTCCCCGCGTTGTCATGCTTGGCGTACGTGGTGAGGACGGTGCGCGGGTGTCGTTCGCCGGTGATGAGGAGTCGGTCGGTGCACGCGGTACGGGCTGTGCGTATCCATCGTTCGGCGAACGCGTTGGACCGTGGGCATTGCGGCGGAGTTGGGATGGCGGCTGTGCCGTTGCCGGCGAAGACGGCGTCGAATGCGGCGGTGAACTTGCTGTCCCGGTCACGGATGAGGAACCGGAAGCACCCAGCCCTGTCTCCGAGGTCCATGAGCAGGTTGCGGGCGAGTTGGGTGACCCATGCGCCGGTCGGGCGGGCGGTGACGCCCAGGACGTGAACGCGCCGGGTGGCGATCTCCATGGCGAAGAAGACGTAGAGACGTTTGAGGAAGACGGTCTCCGCGTGCATGAAGTCGCAGGCGAGCAGCGTGTGGGCCTGGGAGCGCAGGAAGGAGCGCCAGGTCTGTGGGGAGGCGCGCTGCGGTGCGGGCGGTAGACCGGAGCGGCGCAGGACGCGCCGGATCGTGGCGGCGGCGACCCGATGGCCAAGCCGTCGCAGCTGACCTTGGATCCTGACGTACCCCAGGCCGGGTTCTCTCTCGCCAAACGCTGAATGAGCGCGACCGTCTCTTCCGGCAATGATGGCCGGCCAGGTCCGGCCGCCGTCTGGCGCCACTTCCAGCGCACCAGACGCCGGCGCCAGGTCAGCAGCGTGCCCGGGGTGACCAGCCGATGGCGATGTAAGGCGGAGGGAAGGTGCCGCGAAAGCCCGGAGAGCACGGCACGATCAGCCCACGAAAACCGCGGCCGCTCGACCTGCCGGCGACCCACAGCGACCTCACGACGAAGGGCAAGGATCTCGGCGTCGTTCGCGGCGGTCGATCGGCCCAGGACCTCATCGGCGCGGGCCGCCGACTCGTAGGGCATCTTCCAGAACGTCTTCTCCCGCAGGAGACGTCCAGCCGCCACAGGACGGTCATCTGGTTCTTGGAGAGGGCCTTGGTGCGGTCCGGCGGCGCCGGCCGCCGCTCGATGTCGATCGTCGGATCGCATGCGATCCAGCCCTGGCGCTGCCACCAGCCAATTGTCTTGCGCGCGATGGGCAGCTCCCGGGTGGTGGTGTTGGTGTCCGTCTCGTCCGCGTGGGCAGCCGCGGGTTCGGTCAGCGGTTCCGGCAGCGCCGGATCGTCGGTGACCGTGATGGGGGCGGGAGGCGACTTCGTGCTGCGGTGGTCCGGTCCGGTCGGTGCTCGCTCGCCGGCGAACATCCATCCCCACGTCGTCAGCGAGATCCGGTGGATCCGGGCGGAGGACTTCGCGATGCCCGTGCCGGTCCGGTGAGCGATGTCCTGTAGGGAAGCCCACGGAACGCCGCGATCCGGCCGTGGCGGAGGCCGGGCACCGGACCGCAGCGGGTGGCCGCGAAAGGCGTGTTCCGGCGCGCTCGGTCATGCTCGCGCTTCGAAGACGAGGTTGGCGCCGCGGGT
This genomic interval from Streptomyces asiaticus contains the following:
- a CDS encoding AMP-binding protein, encoding MYSQDPVRRPLNTIDLLVNALNQDPGRPLPHLPDGRTATVGEVCDATSQYVQALTSLGVVEGTRVALLSRNLPEVLHATHAAQVVGAVYIPLHPMGSQPDHLHTVRDAGVELLIFEGGHYDARAAELAGEVPGLRLVALGRTELAGDLRDLAASMRPEPLRPPMLDPDGAERISYSGGTTGSPKSVATRRGTSAALWSIMLAEGDWPRPPRVLPCAPLSHAGGTMFLPTLLRDGTLPIHPGFDPPAVLRALT
- a CDS encoding Zn-ribbon domain-containing OB-fold protein; translation: MSWKRASDRATLASYVVVHRASPGFEGEAPYVVAIAALPEGPRLLTNLPGAPPEPAGLTIGAPLNPPSWRSPTRGSRSPTRTASRRCCRPPMSPSCWAYARVGWTAPTSAAAPTCSTSGMRWRRSRPARRASSSSPTASRAGHVLAHRTSPTRPIVFRQGGAA
- a CDS encoding alkene reductase encodes the protein MSDQTSAPSTQPLLQPVQLGALKLPNRVVMAPMTRARAGNEELAPTALHATYYTQRAGAGLVISEGTWVSTDAIGFINVPGIYTDAQTAGWTKVTEAVHSAGGRIVSQLGHAGAASHPDHHGGRLPAGPSAINPHEMSFTPDGPKDSLTPRALSPAEIATTIGAYRQAAANALRAGFDGLEIHAQVSHLVAQFLNPRLNQRTDAYGGSSEKRAQFLLDIVDAVSSVWGSDRIGIKLSPYWNHGPAFTADAETLDEYDQLLKRLSDSSLAYLHLLGPEPDTGTDTLTAFTRYRAHYRGAVIANLGFTQASGNELLERQLADAVSFGAPFIANPDLVDRFTHGHPLAAGSRDTYFAGGAEGYTDYPAVTGSY
- a CDS encoding NADPH-dependent F420 reductase, which codes for MKIGMPGAGAIAQAIARHTIRHGHEVVLSNSRGQTVVIDATNQFASLSPNPEIADLGDLTGSAYGSSLLPGARVVKAFNSLHAQFIAPDPRHEAGRQVLFLAGDDADAKHTVRDLTSEFGFAPVDLGTLREGGRLIQLGGPLSALHVLKQD
- a CDS encoding TetR/AcrR family transcriptional regulator; the protein is MPRITKEDKARNRQSKDDLAAEACGASFKASLSFLDQALQEGADLTGPPLKRVVDNYLSVAHRDAPDGGCPSASLVIDAGRHSDTVQSAYATGVEGYLTSFAEEFAREHEGEITSQEARERAVLLLSRLVGAMALARAVSRVQPELSDEILRTCRAHPLG
- a CDS encoding epoxide hydrolase family protein; its protein translation is MAQIEPFKIDVPQREVDALRARLAATSWAPELDNEDWSSGVNGTYLRELVAYWQDGFDWRAQEARINEFPQFRTEIDGVPIHFIHVRGKGPDPVPIVLSHGWPWTFWDFRDVIMALANPAAHGGDPEDAFDVVVPSLPGFGFSGPLTRTGVGYVETAALWVELMRGLGYERFVAHGGDAGAFVTARLGHAHPDSLIGVHMSFPILPGVPHDAGDPAGLTPEELAVIAGQDRGPGAFYHTLIHAFDPQTLAWAMHDSPVGQAAWMLMRRRAWSDCHGDVETRFDKDTLLTHFSLYWFTNSFVGSELFCRASELHLPMGLANDVKPEISVPTAVAVLPRDLLYRPRSLVAAHSDLRQWTMFPSGGHFAAAEEPQLITADIRSFVRPLRAG
- a CDS encoding helix-turn-helix domain-containing protein translates to MNSQGPASTKQPDESTITAFFDTQLFEGADLDRLIERAALFMRAAVGRVRDDGGGVARKGCGALTPVGSPLTAFSVPVVGSGGRVWVDGLPEPTARHFLNRLSAAVSIIERWGAALTHTESEPISVLINGTSSEAAHESALTRLGITRDTEIRVLLCSGPGAGVEHFAEAVADTQKIVARTDHQGKAVLLLMADGADGVTVPGVPVDVRAAYSRIVPAARTREAYVNAHDAYLFTRPSPHDRGPYQPIHGVLIDGARLTGLAALCRLSHDEIDAVPEVGVLAGLFEQYGEQILLVLEAYAITGSLRKAAAQVYLHHNSVAYWVQKAEAELGYSLAEPNRRAQFFVTVCLYRLWRQQDERV
- a CDS encoding zinc-binding dehydrogenase, which produces MRTVEYTRQGEAAQVLTLREERHRPTPGSGEVLVRMLVRPIHPGDLIGVEGLPGQPEQQSQARTPGVEGMGVVESVGASVRAPRLGQRVAVFPAPGTWSDFVVVPADLAVPVPDGVSDETAALMLVNPLTLRMLYRAVEKALRGQAGPVLQTAAGSSVGRLVSAAAARHDLQLINLVRSTSGAEKMRTLYPSQPVIATCDDDWRAQVRLHAGERGVQVVLDCVGGAMTQDLAELLADGGTLISYGHLGSGTTPLEALPLVARALTVRGVSILRWMSRTPMERAQDVAFAQDLAQSTPDLLEVAASYDLADFKAAVEHARRPGKSGTVLLTTPRKAGSGHGAGR